The following are encoded together in the Thalassolituus oleivorans MIL-1 genome:
- the ureG gene encoding urease accessory protein UreG, producing MKKQTLRIGVGGPVGSGKTALLRSLCTALRDHYNIAVVTNDIYTKEDAEFLTRNEALSADRIMGVETGGCPHTAIREDASMNLAAIDELMKRHENLDLVFVESGGDNLSATFSPELSDLTIYVIDVSAGDKIPRKGGPGITRSDLLVINKTDLAPLVGASLEVMDRDAKKMRGERPFVFSNLKKAEGLDDIIQFIITEGMLEQKTLPPAKAVV from the coding sequence ATGAAAAAACAAACATTACGCATTGGTGTTGGCGGCCCAGTTGGCTCAGGCAAAACAGCCCTATTACGTTCACTATGTACCGCTTTACGCGATCACTACAATATTGCCGTCGTCACCAATGATATTTACACCAAAGAAGATGCCGAATTTTTAACCCGCAACGAAGCGCTGTCGGCGGATCGTATTATGGGCGTGGAAACCGGTGGTTGCCCGCATACCGCCATTCGCGAAGATGCCTCGATGAATTTGGCCGCGATTGATGAATTAATGAAGCGCCATGAAAACTTGGATTTAGTCTTTGTCGAAAGCGGCGGCGACAATCTCAGTGCAACCTTTAGCCCTGAATTATCCGACCTGACCATTTACGTTATTGACGTATCCGCTGGCGATAAAATCCCACGTAAAGGTGGGCCAGGTATTACCCGTTCCGATTTATTGGTGATTAATAAAACCGATTTAGCCCCGCTGGTTGGCGCGTCACTCGAAGTGATGGATCGTGATGCCAAAAAGATGCGCGGCGAGCGTCCATTTGTTTTCTCTAATTTGAAAAAGGCAGAAGGATTGGATGACATTATCCAATTTATTATTACCGAAGGCATGTTAGAGCAAAAAACATTACCACCTGCAAAAGCCGTGGTTTAA
- a CDS encoding urease accessory protein UreF codes for MMVMITEAITTMTTNTINQPAEELSTPALLRLLQLSSVSLPVGGYAFSQGLEYAVECGWVTTMQATRDWLSIQLQETIALIDLPVLHGAMHAIATGDETAWLKWNDLILASRETRELRLTDTAMGEALVRVLKSIEVPLPAAVTECESGISYVALYALPAVQWGIPFNAAATGLAWSWLENQIAAATKLVPLGQTQAQQLLSDLQRLIPATIATAMQVEEDDIGGSLPALAIASARHETQYTRLFRS; via the coding sequence ATGATGGTCATGATCACGGAGGCCATCACCACCATGACCACTAACACCATTAACCAACCTGCTGAGGAATTAAGCACACCGGCTTTACTGCGTTTATTGCAGCTGTCGAGTGTGAGCTTACCGGTGGGTGGTTATGCGTTTTCTCAAGGTCTGGAATACGCGGTGGAATGTGGCTGGGTCACTACCATGCAAGCGACGCGCGATTGGTTGTCGATTCAATTGCAAGAAACCATAGCGCTTATTGATTTGCCGGTATTGCACGGTGCCATGCACGCCATTGCCACTGGCGACGAAACCGCATGGCTAAAATGGAATGATTTAATTTTGGCTAGCCGTGAAACCCGCGAGCTGCGTCTTACCGATACCGCCATGGGGGAAGCCTTAGTGCGAGTATTAAAGTCCATTGAAGTACCTTTACCCGCCGCCGTAACAGAATGCGAAAGCGGCATTAGCTATGTCGCTCTCTATGCCCTACCCGCAGTGCAATGGGGCATTCCATTTAATGCCGCAGCAACCGGATTGGCATGGAGCTGGTTAGAAAATCAAATCGCCGCGGCTACTAAATTAGTGCCGCTTGGGCAAACCCAAGCACAGCAATTATTAAGTGATTTACAGCGCCTAATACCGGCAACAATAGCCACGGCTATGCAGGTAGAGGAAGACGATATCGGCGGCTCACTACCCGCGTTGGCCATTGCCAGCGCACGACATGAAACCCAATACACACGCTTGTTCCGTTCATGA
- the ureE gene encoding urease accessory protein UreE codes for MLEVYERLGTHCHDPVSATVVLTYEQRDRGRLKLTSTDGEEVRLFLERGKPLLVGEYLKATCGKIVKIEGAVEAIAHASCDDWQAFAKACYHLGNRHVKVEVGDRWLRIQPDHVLEDMLHLLGLIVSHENAVFVPESGAYAPGYGHNHGGHNHDGHDHGGHHHHDH; via the coding sequence ATGCTGGAAGTCTACGAGCGCCTCGGCACTCATTGTCATGATCCGGTTAGTGCAACCGTCGTATTAACTTACGAGCAGCGCGACCGTGGTCGGTTGAAATTAACCAGTACCGATGGTGAAGAAGTACGCCTATTTTTAGAGCGCGGTAAACCCTTATTGGTGGGCGAATATTTAAAGGCTACATGCGGCAAAATCGTGAAAATCGAAGGCGCGGTAGAAGCCATTGCCCACGCCAGTTGCGACGATTGGCAAGCCTTTGCTAAAGCCTGCTATCACCTCGGCAATCGTCATGTAAAAGTTGAAGTCGGCGACCGTTGGTTGCGCATTCAACCCGATCACGTTCTGGAAGATATGCTGCATTTACTGGGCTTAATTGTCAGTCATGAAAACGCGGTATTTGTACCTGAATCAGGCGCTTATGCGCCGGGCTATGGTCACAATCACGGTGGACATAACCATGATGGTCATGATCACGGAGGCCATCACCACCATGACCACTAA